A genome region from Bdellovibrionales bacterium includes the following:
- a CDS encoding DUF3015 domain-containing protein gives MLKICFTFLLAVLFITPNLSFARSSGKTKNAWTQCGIGAAIFPNYGSLAAISNIIWDLGTTASTSSSSTPSQCAGKGASVGVLIYENYANVEEETAVGQGEHLNAMLNILGCDNSIQSDLIKDVRADFLNDVKNSSYMKKTKLEKTESLYNNVMDKAGKKYAKSCAMS, from the coding sequence ATGTTAAAAATCTGCTTTACTTTTCTACTAGCAGTGCTCTTTATAACACCTAATTTGAGTTTCGCCAGAAGTTCTGGAAAAACTAAAAACGCATGGACCCAGTGTGGAATTGGCGCGGCCATTTTTCCTAACTACGGCTCTCTTGCTGCCATTTCGAATATCATTTGGGATTTAGGAACTACGGCTTCGACAAGCTCCTCTTCGACGCCCAGTCAGTGCGCCGGCAAAGGGGCATCTGTGGGTGTACTTATTTATGAAAACTATGCCAATGTTGAAGAAGAAACCGCCGTGGGCCAAGGCGAACATCTTAATGCGATGCTAAACATTCTTGGTTGTGACAATTCTATTCAATCAGATCTCATTAAAGATGTGCGTGCCGACTTTTTGAATGACGTTAAAAACAGCTCTTACATGAAAAAAACGAAGCTTGAAAAGACCGAGTCGCTATACAATAATGTTATGGACAAGGCTGGTAAGAAATACGCTAAATCTTGTGCTATGAGCTAA